In one window of Henckelia pumila isolate YLH828 chromosome 1, ASM3356847v2, whole genome shotgun sequence DNA:
- the LOC140893889 gene encoding B-box zinc finger protein 24 isoform X1, producing the protein MKIQCDVCEKAEASVICCADEAALCARCDVEVHAANKLASKHQRLHLQSLSNKLPPCDICQEKAAFIFCVEDRALFCKDCDEPIHAANTLAANHQRFLATGIRVALSGSNCNKESLKNSIEPKPPRSNSQQNVAKVLAHHVPGITSPPSWAVDDLLQFSDYDSSDKKEQLEFNDLDWLTDMNLFGEQIRQEAYDAAEVPQLRISQPSYATSHRSGKCHMPNKRPRIEIPDDDEEFFTVPDLG; encoded by the exons ATGAAGATTCAGTGCGATGTGTGTGAGAAGGCAGAAGCAAGCGTGATATGCTGCGCAGATGAGGCGGCACTGTGCGCGAGATGTGATGTTGAAGTTCATGCGGCGAACAAGCTTGCCAGCAAACACCAGAGGCTGCATCTCCAATCCCTCTCCAACAAGCTCCCTCCCTGTGACATTTGCCAA GAGAAAGCAGCTTTCATTTTCTGTGTGGAAGACAGAGCACTTTTCTGTAAGGACTGTGATGAGCCTATTCATGCAGCTAACACCCTTGCTGCAAACCACCAGAGGTTTTTAGCCACCGGGATACGTGTGGCCTTGAGTGGCTCCAACTGTAACAAAGAAAGTTTGAAAAATTCGATTGAGCCGAAGCCCCCTCGATCGAATTCGCAGCAGAATGTTGCAAAAGTACTTGCACATCATGTTCCGGGCATAACTTCGCCACCATCTTGGGCTGTGGATGACTTGCTACAATTTTCTGATTATGATTCATCCGACAAG AAGGAGCAACTCGAGTTTAATGATCTCGACTGGCTGACGGACATGAATCTGTTCGGTGAACAAATTCGTCAAGAGGCATATGATGCGGCCGAAGTCCCTCAGCTGCGCATATCTCAGCCAAGTTACGCAACTTCCCACCGATCAGGCAAATGTCACATGCCTAACAAGAGGCCTAGAATTGAAATCCCCGACGACGATGAAGAGTTCTTCACAGTTCCTGATCTGGGTTGA
- the LOC140893889 gene encoding B-box zinc finger protein 24 isoform X2 produces MKIQCDVCEKAEASVICCADEAALCARCDVEVHAANKLASKHQRLHLQSLSNKLPPCDICQEKAAFIFCVEDRALFCKDCDEPIHAANTLAANHQRFLATGIRVALSGSNCNKESLKNSIEPKPPRSNSQQNVAKVLAHHVPGITSPPSWAVDDLLQFSDYDSSDKQLEFNDLDWLTDMNLFGEQIRQEAYDAAEVPQLRISQPSYATSHRSGKCHMPNKRPRIEIPDDDEEFFTVPDLG; encoded by the exons ATGAAGATTCAGTGCGATGTGTGTGAGAAGGCAGAAGCAAGCGTGATATGCTGCGCAGATGAGGCGGCACTGTGCGCGAGATGTGATGTTGAAGTTCATGCGGCGAACAAGCTTGCCAGCAAACACCAGAGGCTGCATCTCCAATCCCTCTCCAACAAGCTCCCTCCCTGTGACATTTGCCAA GAGAAAGCAGCTTTCATTTTCTGTGTGGAAGACAGAGCACTTTTCTGTAAGGACTGTGATGAGCCTATTCATGCAGCTAACACCCTTGCTGCAAACCACCAGAGGTTTTTAGCCACCGGGATACGTGTGGCCTTGAGTGGCTCCAACTGTAACAAAGAAAGTTTGAAAAATTCGATTGAGCCGAAGCCCCCTCGATCGAATTCGCAGCAGAATGTTGCAAAAGTACTTGCACATCATGTTCCGGGCATAACTTCGCCACCATCTTGGGCTGTGGATGACTTGCTACAATTTTCTGATTATGATTCATCCGACAAG CAACTCGAGTTTAATGATCTCGACTGGCTGACGGACATGAATCTGTTCGGTGAACAAATTCGTCAAGAGGCATATGATGCGGCCGAAGTCCCTCAGCTGCGCATATCTCAGCCAAGTTACGCAACTTCCCACCGATCAGGCAAATGTCACATGCCTAACAAGAGGCCTAGAATTGAAATCCCCGACGACGATGAAGAGTTCTTCACAGTTCCTGATCTGGGTTGA
- the LOC140878573 gene encoding fructokinase-2-like, whose amino-acid sequence MAAAVNGGSGDGLIVSFGEMLIDFVPTESGVSLAEAPGFLKAPGGAPANVAIAVARLGGRAAFVGKLGDDEFGHMLAGILTANGVTAEGVSFDKGARTALAFVTLRADGEREFMFYRNPSADMLLTPDELNLDLIRSAKVFHYGSISLIVEPCRSAHLKAMEVAKEAGALLSYDPNLRLPLWPSEKEARVQIMSIWNKADVIKVSDVELEFLTGSDKIDDESALSLWHDDLKLLLVTLGEKGCRYYTKSFRGSLDAFRVKTVDTTGAGDSFVGALLCKIVDDHSIIQDEGRLKEVLKYACACGAITTTKKGAIPGLPTHSDIVDLINGA is encoded by the exons ATGGCAGCAGCGGTCAACGGCGGTTCCGGCGATGGTTTGATCGTCAGTTTTGGTGAGATGTTGATAGATTTTGTTCCGACAGAGTCCGGCGTTTCCCTGGCGGAGGCGCCGGGTTTTCTGAAGGCCCCTGGCGGAGCCCCCGCCAACGTGGCGATCGCGGTGGCGAGGTTGGGTGGGAGAGCTGCTTTCGTTGGGAAGCTCGGCGACGATGAGTTCGGCCACATGCTGGCCGGGATCCTGACGGCGAACGGAGTAACGGCGGAGGGAGTTAGTTTCGACAAGGGAGCACGCACGGCGCTGGCCTTCGTGACCCTACGCGCCGACGGGGAGCGTGAGTTCATGTTCTACAGGAATCCCAGTGCTGATATGCTGCTAACCCCCGATGAGTTGAACCTCGACCTTATTAGATCT GCTAAAGTGTTCCATTATGGATCAATAAGCTTGATCGTTGAGCCATGCCGATCGGCTCATCTGAAGGCAATGGAAGTGGCGAAGGAAGCCGGGGCTTTGCTCTCATACGACCCGAACCTCCGGCTACCCCTTTGGCCATCAGAGAAGGAGGCACGAGTTCAAATAATGAGCATATGGAACAAGGCAGATGTGATCAAAGTTAGTGATGTTGAACTGGAATTCCTCACTGGCAGCGATAAGATCGACGACGAATCCGCCTTGTCTTTATGGCACGACGATTTGAAGCTTCTTTTAGTCACCCTTGGAGAAAAGGGATGCAGATACTACACCAag AGTTTTCGCGGATCATTGGATGCATTCCGTGTGAAAACAGTGGACACAACTGGAGCTGGAGATTCTTTTGTTGGAGCCCTTCTGTGCAAGATTGTCGATGACCATTCCATTATCCAG GATGAAGGGAGATTGAAGGAAGTGCTCAAGTATGCTTGTGCATGTGGAGCTATAACGACCACCAAGAAGGGAGCAATCCCGGGTCTTCCTACGCACTCGGATATCGTGGATCTTATCAATGGAGCTTAA